A genomic region of Ictalurus furcatus strain D&B chromosome 29, Billie_1.0, whole genome shotgun sequence contains the following coding sequences:
- the LOC128604453 gene encoding mannosyl-oligosaccharide glucosidase produces MGTLRKRNMTADGEPHSQKEEKPPVPVRKEKKKGKTDISKIFINISIGLCIFSLVWFFYALYMRSALAKRAVTLHPSPRVLDANSTTAAVSPERFWGSYRPQVYFGMKTRSPRSVVTGLMWMRQFSAVGVNLRHTCEQGDRLRSYGWLFHDGINFGIQQIQDTDFSLTTTFVKRMGGEHGGDWAWRIIGKKHSTSPHAPVVSLMFYVAADTQGSLQAHIENRTRLSHVTGTSDELGDFKITFGKPTDGEASPDKYASYNYLQTLSPGLDQLTDIVKDSLSRRFVFSPSSDEKRLYIAVDTYRPPPQVQKDNRIQSDFVVHQVTVQVPFQIEVLFESGSFHDRPNQLKGSVLTEELTRLKMSYNEKFEKTFGLQNKGFTPAQVRFGKAALSNMLGGMGYFFGQSVVRSPYSEHPIFYPEGALFTAVPSRSFFPRGFLWDEGFHQLLIRKWDPQVTREALAHWLDLINVEGWIPREQILGDEALSKVPSEFVVQHIENANPPTFFLVLEEFLEHLEAHPGAPQFRNSLPFLRRLYPRLQTWFEWYNTTQAGPLPNSYRWRGRDKDTNLFLNPKTLTSGLDDYPRASHPSEDERHVDLYCWMELASRTMTSMARLLGEPHQEYERTYLTLSNNSLLSELHWSEQLHAFCDYGNHTQAASLQQEKVVVPPGQMRHQLPVKRLVRSVRKAPKLQYVNALGYISLFPFLLHVLTPDSQKLEHILKDIRDPARLWTPYGLRSLSRSDPIYMKRNTEHDPPYWRGAIWININYLALRALHHYSSIDGPYQEKASDLYQELRTNVINNIYKQYHETGYIWEQYSDSTGRGQGSHPFTGWSALIVLIMAEEY; encoded by the exons ATGGGGACGCTGAGGAAGAGGAACATGACTGCAGATGGAGAGCCTCACTCTCAGAAAGAGGAGAAGCCACCGGTTCCGGTccggaaggaaaagaaaaaaggaaagacagaTATTAGCAAAATCTTCATCAACATTTCCATCGGGTTGTGCATTTTCAGCCTCGTCTGGTTTTTTTATGCCCTGTACATGCGCTCGGCTTTGGCCAAGAGAGCAGTGACGCTTCATCCTTCGCCTCGGGTCTTAGATGCAAACAGCACCACAGCTGCCGTGTCTCCCGAGAGGTTCTGGGGCTCGTATCGGCCGCAGGTTTATTTCGGCATGAAAACAAGAAGTCCAAGATCTGTCGTTACAG GCTTGATGTGGATGCGTCAGTTCTCTGCCGTGGGCGTTAACCTGAGGCACACGTGTGAGCAGGGGGACCGGTTGCGATCCTACGGCTGGCTATTTCACGATGGCATCAACTTTGGCATACAGCAGATCCAAGACACAGATTTTAGTCTCACAACGACCTTCGTGAAACGTATGGGAGGGGAACATGGTGGCGACTGGGCGTGGAGAATCATAGGCAAGAAACAC AGCACTTCCCCTCATGCTCCAGTTGTTTCGCTGATGTTCTACGTGGCTGCAGATACTCAGGGTTCCCTGCAAGCTCACATAGAGAATAGGACACGCCTGAGCCATGTTACAGGCACTTCAGACGAACTAGGAGACTTCAAAATCACTTTTGGCAAACCCACCGATGGAGAGGCGTCTCCCGATAAATACGCCAG CTATAATTACTTGCAGACGCTGAGCCCTGGTCTGGACCAATTAACAGACATCGTGAAGGACAGCCTGAGTCGCAGATTTGTTTTTAGTCCATCCAGTGACGAGAAGAGGCTTTACATTGCTGTGGATACCTACAGACCTCCTCCGCAAGTGCAAAAAGATAACCGCATCCAGAGTGACTTTGTGGTGCACCAGGTTACTGTCCAGGTTCCCTTCCAGATTGAGGTTTTGTTTGAGTCTGGAAGTTTCCATGACCGACCCAACCAGTTGAAGGGCTCGGTGCTGACCGAGGAGCTTACGAGGCTGAAGATGTCTTATAATGAGAAGTTTGAGAAGACGTTCGGACTTCAGAATAAAGGGTTTACTCCAGCCCAGGTGAGGTTTGGCAAGGCTGCTTTAAGCAACATGCTTGGTGGTATGGGCTACTTTTTTGGACAGTCAGTGGTGCGGTCACCATATAGCGAGCACCCCATATTTTACCCAGAGGGTGCCTTGTTCACTGCTGTGCCCTCCCGCTCCTTCTTCCCAAGGGGTTTCCTGTGGGACGAAGGCTTCCACCAGCTCCTCATCCGTAAGTGGGACCCCCAGGTGACGCGGGAGGCTCTTGCTCATTGGTTGGACTTGATCAACGTGGAGGGCTGGATCCCACGTGAACAGATCCTGGGTGATGAGGCGCTCAGCAAGGTCCCTTCAGAGTTTGTAGTGCAGCACATTGAAAATGCAAACCCTCCTACATTCTTTCTCGTCCTGGAGGAGTTTTTGGAGCACCTTGAGGCGCATCCAGGTGCACCACAATTTCGGAATTCTCTACCTTTCCTCCGAAGGTTGTACCCCCGACTGCAGACTTGGTTCGAGTGGTATAACACCACTCAAGCTGGACCCTTGCCCAACTCCTACCGTTGGCGTGGCAGGGACAAGGACACCAACCTCTTCCTCAACCCTAAGACCTTGACTTCCGGGCTGGACGACTACCCCCGTGCATCACACCCTTCTGAGGATGAAAGACATGTGGATTTGTACTGTTGGATGGAGCTTGCATCACGGACCATGACGAGCATGGCGCGACTCCTCGGAGAACCCCATCAGGAATACGAGCGCACCTACCTGACCCTCAGCAACAACAGCCTCCTGAGTGAGTTGCACTGGTCCGAGCAGCTTCATGCCTTCTGTGACTACGGTAACCACACTCAGGCTGCATCACTGCAGCAAGAAAAGGTTGTTGTGCCACCTGGACAGATGAGGCACCAGTTACCAGTAAAACGCCTGGTGCGGTCAGTACGCAAAGCCCCAAAGCTTCAGTACGTCAATGCGCTTGGCTACATTAGTCTGTTTCCATTCTTGCTTCACGTCCTGACACCTGACTCCCAAAAACTCGAGCACATTTTGAAAGACATTCGAGATCCTGCTCGCTTGTGGACACCCTATGGCTTGCGCTCACTTTCCCGTTCAGATCCAATTTATATGAAGCGCAATACAGAGCACGATCCCCCTTACTGGCGTGGTGCTATATGGATCAACATCAACTACCTGGCACTAAGGGCGCTGCACCATTACAGCAGTATAGACGGACCATACCAGGAGAAGGCTTCTGATCTCTATCAAGAGCTCAGGACTAACGTCATcaataacatttacaaacagTACCATGAGACTGGATATATCTGGGAACAGTACAGTGACAGCACAGGTCGGGGACAGGGTAGCCACCCTTTCACAGGCTGGTCAGCTCTGATTGTACTCATCATGGCTGAAGAATACTGA
- the LOC128604430 gene encoding mannosyl-oligosaccharide glucosidase-like: MANSSSLRQANTNTGRQRKRNIIVNGETRSQKEEKPPVPSQKKKKIRMTISKIFINISIGLCIFSLVWFSYALYMRSALSRRAVTLHPSPRVLDANSTTAAVSPERFWGSYRPQVYFGMKTRSPRSVVTGLMWMSQILDNDVKLRHTCEQGDGLSSFGWLMHDAVNFGMQQIRDTDFTLTTTFVKRLGGEHGGDWTWRITGRQHSTSPHAPVISLMFYVATDTQGSLQAHIENRTRLSHVTGTSEELGDFKITFSKPTNREEATNKYASYNYLQTLSPGLDQLTDIVKNSLSRRFVFSPSSAEKRLYIAVDTYRPPPQAQKDNCIQSDFVVHQVTVQVPFQIEVLFESGSFHDRPNQLKGSVLTEELTRLKLSYNEKFEKTFGLENKGFTPAQVRFGKAALSNMLGGMGYFFGQSVVRSPYSEHPIFYPEGALFTAVPSRSFFPRGFLWDEGFHQLLIRKWDPQVTREALAHWLDLINVEGWIPREQILGDEALSKVPSEFVVQHTENANPPTFFLVLEEFLEHLEAHPGAPQFRNSLPFLRRLYPRLQTWFEWYNTTQAGPLPNSYRWRGRDKDTNLFLNPKTLTSGLDDYPRASHPSEDERHVDLYCWMVLASRTVTSMARLLGEPHQEYERTYLTLSNNSLLSELHWSEQLHAFCDYGNHTQAVSLQQEKVVVPPGQMRHQLPVKRLVRSVRKAPKLQYVNALGYVSLFPFLLHVLTPDSQKLEHILKDIRDPARLWTPYGLRSLSRSDPIHMKRNTEHDPPYWRGAIWININYLALRALRHYSSIDGPYQEKASDLYQELRTNVINNIYKQYHETGYIWEQYSDGTGRGQGSHPFTGWSALIVLIMAEEY, translated from the exons ATGGCGAACTCCAGCAGTCTGAG GCAGGCCAACACAAATACTGGAAGGCAGAGGAAGAGGAACATCATCGTAAATGGAGAGACTCGCTCTCAGAAGGAAGAGAAACCACCAGTtccttcccagaagaaaaagaagataaGAATGACCATTAGTAAGATCTTCATCAACATTTCCATCGGGTTGTGCATTTTCAGCCTCGTCTGGTTCTCCTACGCCCTGTACATGCGCTCGGCCTTGTCCAGGAGAGCAGTGACGCTTCATCCTTCACCTCGGGTCTTAGATGCAAACAGCACCACAGCTGCCGTGTCTCCCGAGAGGTTCTGGGGCTCGTATCGGCCGCAGGTTTATTTCGGCATGAAAACAAGGAGTCCGAGATCTGTCGTGACAG GCTTGATGTGGATGAGTCAAATCTTGGACAATGACGTGAAGCTGAGGCACACGTGTGAGCAGGGGGATGGATTGAGTTCCTTTGGCTGGCTGATGCACGACGCAGTTAATTTTGGCATGCAGCAGATCCGGGACACCGATTTCACCCTGACGACGACCTTCGTGAAACGCCTGGGAGGGGAACACGGTGGGGACTGGACCTGGAGAATCACAGGCAGGCAGCAC AGCACTTCCCCTCATGCGCCGGTCATCTCACTGATGTTCTACGTGGCTACAGATACCCAGGGTTCCCTGCAAGCTCACATAGAGAATAGGACACGCCTGAGCCATGTTACAGGCACTTCAGAGGAACTAGGAGACTTCAAAATCACTTTCAGCAAACCTACCAACAGAGAGGAGGCTACCAATAAATACGCCAG CTATAATTACTTGCAGACGCTGAGCCCTGGTCTGGACCAATTAACAGACATCGTGAAGAACAGCCTGAGTCGCAGATTTGTTTTTAGTCCATCCAGTGCCGAGAAGAGGCTTTACATTGCTGTGGATACCTACAGACCTCCTCCGCAAGCGCAAAAAGATAACTGCATCCAGAGTGACTTTGTGGTGCACCAGGTTACTGTCCAGGTTCCCTTCCAGATTGAGGTTTTGTTTGAGTCTGGAAGTTTCCATGACCGACCCAACCAGTTGAAGGGCTCGGTGCTGACTGAGGAGCTTACGAGACTGAAGTTGTCTTACAATGAGAAGTTTGAGAAGACGTTCGGACTTGAGAATAAAGGGTTTACTCCAGCCCAGGTGAGGTTTGGCAAGGCTGCTTTAAGCAACATGCTTGGTGGTATGGGCTACTTTTTTGGACAGTCAGTGGTGCGGTCACCATATAGCGAGCACCCCATATTTTACCCAGAGGGTGCCTTGTTCACTGCTGTGCCCTCCCGCTCCTTCTTCCCAAGGGGTTTCCTGTGGGACGAAGGCTTCCACCAGCTCCTCATCCGTAAGTGGGACCCCCAGGTGACGCGGGAGGCTCTTGCTCATTGGTTGGACTTGATCAACGTGGAGGGCTGGATCCCACGTGAACAGATCCTGGGTGATGAGGCGCTCAGCAAGGTCCCTTCAGAGTTTGTAGTGCAGCACACTGAAAATGCAAACCCTCCTACATTCTTTCTCGTCCTGGAGGAGTTTTTGGAGCACCTTGAGGCGCATCCAGGTGCACCACAATTTCGGAATTCTCTACCTTTCCTCCGAAGGTTGTACCCCCGACTGCAGACTTGGTTCGAGTGGTATAACACCACTCAAGCTGGACCCTTGCCCAACTCCTACCGTTGGCGTGGCAGGGACAAGGACACCAACCTCTTCCTCAACCCTAAGACCTTGACTTCCGGGCTGGACGACTACCCCCGTGCATCACACCCTTCTGAGGATGAAAGACATGTGGATTTGTACTGTTGGATGGTGCTTGCATCACGGACCGTGACGAGCATGGCGCGACTCCTCGGAGAACCCCATCAGGAATACGAGCGCACCTACCTGACCCTCAGCAACAACAGCCTCCTGAGTGAGTTGCACTGGTCTGAGCAGCTTCATGCCTTCTGTGACTATGGTAACCACACTCAGGCTGTATCACTGCAGCAAGAAAAGGTTGTTGTGCCACCTGGACAGATGAGGCACCAGTTACCAGTAAAACGCCTGGTGCGGTCAGTACGCAAAGCCCCAAAGCTTCAGTACGTCAATGCGCTTGGCTACGTTAGTCTGTTTCCATTCTTGCTTCACGTCCTGACACCTGACTCCCAAAAACTCGAGCACATTTTGAAAGACATTCGAGATCCTGCTCGCTTGTGGACACCCTATGGCTTGCGCTCACTTTCCCGTTCAGATCCAATTCATATGAAGCGCAATACAGAGCATGATCCCCCTTACTGGCGTGGTGCTATATGGATCAACATCAACTACCTGGCACTAAGGGCGCTGCGCCATTACAGCAGTATAGACGGACCATACCAGGAGAAGGCTTCTGATCTCTATCAAGAGCTCAGGACTAACGTCATcaataacatttacaaacagTACCATGAGACTGGATATATCTGGGAACAGTACAGTGACGGCACAGGTCGGGGACAGGGTAGCCACCCTTTCACAGGCTGGTCAGCTCTGATTGTACTCATCATGGCTGAAGAATACTGA